The uncultured Desulfovibrio sp. genome contains a region encoding:
- a CDS encoding bifunctional oligoribonuclease/PAP phosphatase NrnA, whose translation MQRTELIPPQFREGAERMAEAFRHVDQVIVAAHVNPDGDAAGAVAAAGHILRFMGKEFMLYAQPGLPGYLDFFSTPGFVHTTLGHPPFKPRCAVLLDCGEPERLGRELAGRLQDLQTLNIDHHLGGNGMGNVANWVEPQAAATAQLMAYVALAAGLPLTGELANALALGIITDTGGFCHGNTSAEVLYLTAHLVEHGCNIAQLREHLENSWSRGRLNLWGQLLQRAQLERNGSVCFCPVYLEDLRKCGALKEDLEGFVEQLRRLRGVHVAAVLREDSPACCKFSLRSYGAVDVRAAAARLGGGGHRNAAGGTVRADMDTASAQLLAAIAEELDAEDLGSSGE comes from the coding sequence ATGCAGCGGACTGAACTCATTCCCCCGCAATTCCGCGAAGGTGCGGAACGCATGGCCGAAGCTTTTCGCCATGTGGATCAGGTTATTGTGGCCGCCCATGTGAACCCTGACGGCGATGCCGCAGGCGCAGTGGCGGCTGCGGGTCACATTCTGCGGTTCATGGGCAAGGAATTTATGCTCTACGCCCAACCAGGCCTGCCGGGGTATCTGGACTTTTTTTCCACGCCGGGCTTTGTGCACACTACGCTGGGGCATCCGCCCTTCAAGCCTCGCTGCGCCGTGCTGCTTGATTGCGGCGAACCCGAGCGCCTTGGCCGCGAGCTGGCGGGCCGCCTGCAGGATCTGCAAACTCTGAATATTGACCACCACCTCGGCGGCAACGGCATGGGAAACGTGGCAAACTGGGTTGAACCCCAGGCAGCGGCGACTGCCCAGCTCATGGCCTATGTGGCTCTGGCCGCAGGCCTGCCCCTCACTGGCGAGCTTGCAAACGCCCTGGCCCTTGGCATCATTACCGACACTGGCGGCTTCTGCCACGGCAACACCAGTGCGGAGGTGCTCTACCTCACGGCCCATCTGGTTGAGCATGGCTGTAATATTGCCCAGTTGCGCGAACATCTTGAAAACAGCTGGAGCCGTGGCCGCCTGAATCTCTGGGGCCAGCTTTTGCAGCGGGCGCAGCTTGAGCGCAACGGCAGCGTCTGTTTTTGCCCAGTCTATCTTGAAGACCTGCGCAAATGCGGGGCGCTGAAGGAAGACCTCGAAGGCTTTGTGGAACAACTGCGCCGCCTGCGCGGCGTCCATGTGGCCGCAGTACTGCGGGAGGATTCCCCGGCCTGCTGCAAGTTCAGCCTGCGCTCCTACGGCGCGGTAGACGTGCGCGCCGCAGCGGCCAGACTTGGCGGCGGCGGGCACCGCAATGCTGCGGGCGGCACCGTGCGGGCGGATATGGATACGGCTAGCGCCCAGTTGCTGGCTGCCATAGCTGAAGAACTGGATGCCGAAGACCTTGGTTCGTCCGGCGAGTAA
- a CDS encoding DUF503 domain-containing protein translates to MFMAVLTVEFSLEGNDNLKAKRRVANSLKQKTRNKFNVAIAEAGTEDSLSRLRLAVVSISNSESHLRSRMDKCALMMEAVCPEEMTDSQVEIYAAD, encoded by the coding sequence ATGTTTATGGCGGTTCTTACCGTAGAATTCAGCCTGGAAGGCAACGACAATCTCAAGGCGAAGCGCCGCGTTGCCAACAGCCTGAAGCAGAAGACCAGAAACAAATTTAATGTAGCCATAGCCGAAGCGGGAACAGAAGACAGTCTCTCCCGTCTGCGGCTTGCAGTGGTATCCATTTCCAACAGCGAGAGCCATCTGCGCAGCCGCATGGACAAATGCGCGCTCATGATGGAAGCGGTCTGCCCCGAGGAAATGACGGATAGCCAGGTGGAGATATATGCAGCGGACTGA
- the infB gene encoding translation initiation factor IF-2, with translation MSDDKIKIKDLGGDISQDPKDILRVARELGLSVKSATGSVTSEEATRLRDYFAEQKQVDAERAGSQRDVIVRRRRKDSPQEAETTAQEAPVAAPVETEAPKEAAPVLEAVAEAAPAAPAAAAEPVAPKASKPAQEPAPAAEHKARIVKPAKVISPARVISRPSDQKEPEVVEAPAPAAAESAPAPEAAPAAPVVEAVAAKAQAEKLHADKTEAQDKAAKARVARPDASAMPEGSSAPTLPQRSAEARASEDGEEGAAPRRAPRAEAPATPQVRIISRPVPGATPTQDARPARTGDSRPGGYPPRDGAGRPPRPGGPRPGGPGGPGGAPRSAGGPRPGGPAGGFGQQAAPASPSDTRDGQSKKKRLKGRRTVDFQQGDFGRRSDDDDNGRLNRGKGRRKSGRSSVVPQSTQPLKAAKRKIRITEAIRVADMAHQMGLKANEIIKVLFGLGIMATINQTLDIDTATLVAAEFGYEVEKVGFSEDDYLVPKEVDAPETLKPRPPVVTIMGHVDHGKTSLLDAIRKSNVTSGEAGGITQHIGAYHVKTKRGEIVFLDTPGHEAFTAMRARGAQVTDLVILVVAADDGVMEQTREAINHSRAANVPIMVAVNKMDKPGADPDRVLRELAELGLQAEEWGGDTIVAKVSAKSRMGLDELLEMVALQSEIMELKANPDKPARGHIVEAKLDKGRGPIATVLIQEGTLRQGDSFVCGTFSGRVRALMSDQGKKVKDASPSLPVEVQGFEGVPEAGEEFFVVADEKVARRIADSRAIKQRERDLASESRVTLETFLSQRKSDQETLTLNLVVKADVQGSLEAITEALNKQSTEKVRINVVHGGTGAITESDILLASASQAIIIGFNVRPTSKIKDVADHENVDIRFYEIIYKLVDDIKSAMAGMLAPVQREVYLGQAEVRDTFSVPKVGLIAGSYVADGKIARNAGVRLLRDGVVVYTGKISSLKRFKDDSKEVVKGNECGVGLENFNDVKIGDIIEAFETVEEAATL, from the coding sequence ATGTCCGATGATAAAATAAAAATTAAGGATCTCGGCGGGGATATCTCGCAGGATCCCAAGGATATACTGCGTGTCGCGCGTGAGCTCGGCCTGTCGGTAAAATCCGCTACTGGTTCCGTCACCTCAGAGGAGGCCACTCGCTTGCGCGATTACTTTGCCGAACAGAAACAGGTTGATGCGGAGCGTGCCGGTTCGCAGCGCGACGTCATCGTGCGCCGCCGCCGCAAGGACTCCCCGCAGGAAGCCGAAACCACAGCGCAGGAAGCCCCCGTTGCCGCACCGGTTGAAACCGAAGCGCCCAAGGAAGCTGCCCCTGTGCTAGAAGCCGTGGCTGAAGCGGCCCCTGCTGCTCCTGCTGCCGCTGCCGAACCTGTTGCGCCCAAGGCTTCCAAGCCCGCGCAGGAGCCGGCCCCCGCTGCCGAACACAAGGCCCGCATCGTCAAGCCTGCCAAGGTTATCTCGCCCGCGCGCGTCATCAGCCGCCCCAGCGACCAGAAAGAACCCGAAGTTGTGGAAGCTCCGGCTCCCGCCGCTGCGGAGTCTGCCCCAGCGCCTGAAGCAGCGCCTGCCGCCCCTGTGGTGGAAGCCGTTGCTGCAAAGGCTCAGGCTGAAAAGCTCCACGCCGACAAGACTGAAGCGCAGGACAAGGCCGCCAAGGCCCGAGTGGCGCGCCCCGATGCCTCGGCCATGCCCGAAGGCTCGTCTGCGCCTACTCTGCCCCAGCGTTCTGCCGAAGCCCGCGCCAGTGAAGACGGCGAGGAAGGTGCCGCGCCCCGTCGCGCGCCCCGTGCGGAAGCTCCGGCAACGCCGCAGGTTCGCATTATTTCCCGTCCTGTTCCCGGCGCTACGCCCACGCAGGATGCCCGCCCCGCCCGCACTGGCGACAGCCGCCCCGGCGGCTATCCGCCCAGAGACGGCGCTGGCAGGCCTCCCCGTCCCGGCGGTCCCCGTCCTGGCGGCCCCGGTGGCCCCGGCGGCGCGCCGCGCTCTGCTGGCGGCCCCCGTCCCGGTGGTCCCGCAGGCGGCTTTGGGCAGCAGGCTGCGCCTGCCTCCCCTTCCGACACCCGCGATGGACAGAGCAAGAAAAAGCGCCTCAAGGGTCGCCGCACTGTTGATTTTCAGCAGGGTGATTTTGGTCGCCGCAGCGATGACGACGACAATGGTCGCCTGAACAGAGGCAAGGGCCGCCGCAAGTCGGGCCGTTCTTCTGTGGTGCCGCAGTCCACCCAGCCGCTCAAGGCCGCCAAGCGCAAGATCCGTATTACCGAAGCCATCCGCGTTGCCGACATGGCCCACCAGATGGGCCTCAAGGCCAACGAGATCATCAAGGTACTCTTTGGTCTTGGCATCATGGCGACCATCAACCAGACGCTGGATATCGACACCGCCACCCTGGTGGCCGCCGAATTCGGCTACGAAGTTGAAAAAGTTGGCTTTTCTGAAGACGATTATCTGGTTCCCAAGGAAGTGGACGCGCCTGAAACTCTCAAGCCGCGCCCGCCTGTTGTTACCATTATGGGTCACGTTGACCACGGTAAAACCTCGTTGCTCGACGCCATACGCAAGTCCAACGTCACCAGCGGCGAAGCCGGCGGCATCACGCAGCACATCGGCGCATACCATGTGAAGACCAAGCGCGGCGAAATCGTGTTCCTCGACACGCCCGGCCACGAAGCCTTCACCGCCATGCGCGCCCGTGGCGCTCAGGTCACCGACCTTGTTATCCTAGTGGTCGCCGCCGATGACGGCGTCATGGAGCAGACCCGCGAAGCCATCAACCACTCCCGCGCCGCCAATGTTCCCATTATGGTGGCCGTGAACAAGATGGACAAGCCCGGCGCCGACCCTGACCGCGTGTTGCGGGAACTGGCCGAGCTTGGTTTGCAGGCCGAAGAATGGGGCGGCGACACCATCGTTGCCAAGGTTTCGGCCAAGAGCCGCATGGGTCTGGACGAACTGCTCGAAATGGTGGCCCTCCAGTCTGAAATCATGGAGCTCAAGGCCAACCCCGACAAGCCCGCTCGCGGTCATATTGTGGAAGCCAAGCTCGACAAGGGCCGTGGCCCCATCGCCACCGTGCTCATTCAGGAAGGCACCCTGCGCCAGGGCGACAGCTTTGTGTGCGGCACCTTCTCGGGCCGTGTGCGCGCTCTCATGAGCGATCAGGGCAAGAAGGTCAAGGACGCCAGCCCCTCGCTGCCAGTGGAAGTACAGGGCTTTGAAGGCGTGCCGGAAGCCGGTGAGGAATTCTTTGTGGTGGCCGACGAAAAGGTCGCCCGCCGCATTGCCGATTCCCGCGCGATCAAGCAGCGTGAACGTGATCTGGCCTCCGAATCGCGCGTCACCCTTGAAACATTCCTGTCGCAGCGCAAGTCCGATCAGGAAACCCTGACCCTCAACCTTGTGGTCAAGGCGGACGTGCAGGGCAGTCTGGAAGCCATCACCGAAGCTCTGAACAAACAGAGCACGGAAAAGGTGCGCATCAACGTGGTGCACGGCGGTACAGGCGCAATCACGGAATCCGACATTCTGCTGGCTTCTGCCTCGCAGGCTATCATTATCGGCTTCAACGTGCGTCCCACTTCCAAGATCAAGGATGTGGCCGATCACGAAAACGTGGATATCCGCTTCTACGAGATCATTTACAAGCTCGTGGACGATATCAAGAGCGCCATGGCTGGCATGCTCGCCCCTGTGCAGCGTGAAGTGTACCTCGGCCAGGCCGAAGTGCGCGACACCTTCAGCGTGCCCAAGGTCGGCCTTATCGCTGGTTCCTACGTGGCTGACGGCAAGATCGCCCGTAATGCCGGTGTGCGTCTGCTGCGCGATGGCGTGGTGGTCTACACGGGCAAGATCTCTTCCCTCAAGCGCTTCAAGGACGACTCCAAGGAAGTGGTTAAGGGCAACGAGTGCGGCGTGGGCCTTGAAAACTTCAACGACGTGAAGATAGGCGACATCATCGAAGCCTTTGAAACCGTCGAAGAAGCCGCCACTCTTTAA
- a CDS encoding YlxR family protein yields the protein MQKNNAAPVEVGEQACDGPERMCVICRRRFPKADLDRHVLAEQGILTLDAEKTRPGRGWYVCSDPVCAAKFAKFRPGTRRKGGKHVR from the coding sequence ATGCAAAAGAATAACGCTGCGCCCGTTGAAGTCGGGGAGCAGGCCTGTGACGGGCCGGAGCGCATGTGCGTCATCTGCCGCCGCCGCTTTCCCAAGGCCGATCTCGACCGCCACGTACTGGCGGAGCAGGGAATTTTGACTTTAGACGCAGAAAAAACCAGACCGGGCAGAGGCTGGTATGTATGTTCCGATCCTGTCTGCGCGGCAAAGTTCGCGAAATTCAGACCCGGAACACGGCGCAAGGGGGGAAAACATGTCCGATGA
- the nusA gene encoding transcription termination factor NusA produces MNLELKKAIDQISKDKGLDRNMLIDTLEDAVRTSVLRRFSEDMDVEVTYNDETGDIEVYQFKIVMEDDDFANPDTQIEYSEAIKHDPSVQVDDEMGFRVKVEDLGRIAAQSAKQVIIQRMRDAEQEIIYTEYKDRVGEIVSGIVQRRDKGGWVVNLGRTEAILPREEQIPREHYKRGDRVQALIIEVRQEGRGPQVVVSRSHRDYMAALFRREVPEVDDGVVQIMGVARDPGSRAKVAVLSRERDVDPVGACVGVRGSRIQNIVQELHGERIDIVVWSADIATYARNALAPALVSRIVVDEEENLLEVIVPDDQLTNAIGRKGQNVKLAARLLGWKVDIFTETRYNEANAIGHGLEQVASVAEVSIEALLAAGYSSLDNLREATDQELADKLTISAARIADLRSAINFLAPIVESTPESSAVELKMPAATESGDAKE; encoded by the coding sequence ATGAATCTTGAACTTAAAAAGGCCATTGACCAGATCAGCAAGGACAAAGGCCTTGACCGTAACATGCTCATCGACACGCTTGAAGACGCGGTGCGCACTTCGGTGCTGCGCCGCTTCAGCGAAGATATGGACGTGGAAGTGACCTACAATGACGAAACAGGCGACATTGAGGTCTACCAGTTCAAAATCGTCATGGAAGACGACGACTTTGCCAATCCTGACACGCAGATCGAATACTCCGAAGCGATCAAGCATGATCCCTCCGTGCAGGTTGATGATGAAATGGGTTTCCGCGTCAAGGTTGAAGACCTTGGCCGCATTGCCGCCCAGTCTGCCAAGCAGGTTATCATCCAGCGCATGCGTGATGCGGAGCAGGAAATCATCTACACCGAATACAAGGACCGCGTGGGCGAAATTGTATCCGGCATCGTGCAGCGCCGCGACAAGGGCGGCTGGGTTGTGAACCTGGGCCGTACCGAAGCCATTCTGCCCCGCGAGGAACAGATTCCGCGCGAGCATTACAAGCGCGGCGACCGCGTACAGGCTCTTATCATTGAAGTGCGTCAGGAAGGGCGCGGCCCGCAGGTTGTTGTTTCGCGTTCGCACCGCGACTACATGGCCGCCCTGTTCCGCCGCGAGGTGCCCGAAGTTGACGATGGCGTGGTGCAGATCATGGGCGTTGCCCGTGATCCTGGCTCCCGTGCCAAGGTTGCCGTGCTTTCGCGTGAGCGCGATGTGGATCCTGTGGGCGCGTGCGTTGGCGTGCGCGGTTCGCGCATCCAGAACATCGTGCAGGAACTGCACGGCGAGCGCATCGACATTGTTGTCTGGAGCGCAGACATCGCCACCTATGCCCGCAACGCCCTGGCCCCGGCCCTGGTTTCGCGCATCGTGGTGGACGAAGAAGAAAATCTTCTGGAAGTCATCGTGCCTGACGATCAGCTCACCAACGCCATCGGGCGCAAGGGGCAGAACGTCAAGCTTGCCGCGCGCCTGCTGGGTTGGAAGGTCGATATCTTTACCGAAACCCGCTACAACGAGGCCAATGCCATCGGGCACGGCCTTGAACAGGTTGCCAGCGTGGCGGAAGTTTCCATTGAAGCGCTTCTGGCCGCGGGTTACAGCTCGCTGGACAACCTGCGCGAGGCTACGGACCAGGAACTGGCTGACAAGCTCACTATCAGCGCGGCGCGCATTGCCGACCTGCGCTCGGCCATCAACTTCCTGGCCCCGATTGTGGAGAGCACTCCCGAATCCTCGGCAGTGGAGCTGAAAATGCCCGCAGCCACGGAAAGCGGAGATGCAAAAGAATAA
- the rimP gene encoding ribosome maturation factor RimP, protein MTDDVLKETITSLAEPLATSLGLVIWGVEIVRAGRTVVRLFVDVPFSAESGTQPAPADTDDIDAPTLVALSATLEQCEHISRHIGLALEVEDTIPEAYVLEVSTPGLTRLFFSLDQMRHYIGDVVEARLLRAVAINEGAPEGPNPSHGGPRRLWRGTLLSVEESAFTLAPATISPEGEVTPENLPPVSIPWDAVRRASRMYIFRQPQKPGKGRAKAPAAKAEAKPRKEKKTKSSGSEENQ, encoded by the coding sequence ATGACCGACGACGTACTCAAAGAAACCATCACCAGTTTGGCCGAGCCCCTCGCAACATCGCTGGGCCTGGTTATCTGGGGAGTGGAAATCGTCCGCGCCGGGCGCACAGTGGTTCGGCTCTTTGTAGACGTGCCGTTTTCTGCGGAATCCGGCACCCAGCCCGCCCCCGCCGACACCGACGACATTGATGCGCCAACCTTGGTCGCGCTTTCTGCCACCCTTGAGCAGTGCGAGCATATCTCGCGCCACATCGGCCTCGCCCTTGAGGTGGAAGATACGATTCCCGAGGCGTACGTGCTGGAGGTTTCCACCCCCGGCCTGACGCGACTTTTCTTCAGCCTTGACCAGATGCGCCATTATATTGGTGATGTGGTGGAAGCCCGTCTGCTCAGGGCCGTTGCCATCAACGAAGGTGCCCCCGAGGGGCCCAACCCCTCGCACGGTGGCCCCCGCCGCCTGTGGCGCGGCACTCTTCTTTCTGTTGAAGAAAGTGCATTCACCCTGGCGCCAGCCACCATCTCGCCCGAGGGCGAGGTGACACCCGAAAACCTGCCGCCGGTCAGCATCCCCTGGGATGCAGTGCGCAGGGCAAGCCGCATGTATATTTTCAGGCAGCCGCAAAAGCCTGGCAAGGGCCGCGCCAAAGCGCCCGCCGCCAAGGCCGAGGCCAAGCCCCGCAAGGAAAAGAAAACAAAATCCAGTGGTTCTGAAGAGAACCAATAA
- a CDS encoding methyl-accepting chemotaxis protein, which yields MNGKFLLYSCASALLAAGLGFGVTQLAGMPVLAVIVSALVAAFGALAVGRALANGALRQAGAAVCAVAANPSRSLNNTDPFLAPLVTSLEDLRQAFKNDREYKDGILRGLPMPYLLVDTNERALSTNTACLKMLEIDDSIESCLGKTLAHLFYNDPTRKTAVGKSMATGECFKNLEVTIGGHKGGKVNVLANVFPIYNAEGACIGGMCVYVDMTALNEAQRQITEKNQRMAEVAQALEETMDELAQIVVALTGSIRQSDKNAAIAAGQLKEAASSMGHMNARVQEVAGNADKAAEASGHTMSKATTGAEVVQNALHGIENVHRVTLELRTDMATLESHARAITEIMNVISDIADQTNLLALNAAIEAARAGEAGRGFAVVADEVRKLAEKTMASTTDVGRAIEAIQQSAAKSMSSMDNAVQQVEQATDYAKQSGEALDAIVGTVENTVGQVKAIAAASEEQSAASEQITHTIDQVNHMVADTSQSMGQASMETDKLQELTDKLEDLTAQLKV from the coding sequence GTGAACGGTAAATTCCTTTTGTACAGTTGCGCATCAGCGCTGCTGGCAGCGGGTCTTGGTTTTGGCGTAACTCAGCTGGCGGGTATGCCCGTTTTGGCTGTTATAGTGAGCGCCCTTGTGGCGGCCTTTGGCGCGTTGGCTGTCGGTCGTGCGCTTGCAAACGGGGCTCTGCGTCAGGCTGGTGCGGCTGTCTGCGCAGTGGCTGCCAATCCCAGCCGAAGTCTGAACAATACTGATCCCTTTCTTGCTCCGCTGGTTACAAGTCTTGAAGACCTGCGGCAGGCTTTTAAAAACGACAGGGAATATAAAGACGGCATTTTGCGTGGTCTGCCCATGCCGTACCTGCTGGTGGACACCAACGAGCGCGCGCTCAGCACCAACACGGCATGCCTGAAGATGCTGGAAATCGACGACAGCATTGAATCCTGCCTTGGCAAAACACTGGCCCATCTGTTTTATAACGATCCCACGCGCAAAACCGCCGTGGGCAAGAGCATGGCCACGGGCGAGTGCTTCAAGAATCTTGAAGTGACCATCGGTGGGCACAAGGGCGGCAAGGTCAATGTGCTCGCCAACGTGTTTCCCATCTACAATGCCGAGGGGGCCTGCATTGGCGGCATGTGCGTGTATGTGGACATGACCGCGCTCAATGAGGCGCAGCGGCAGATCACGGAAAAGAACCAGCGTATGGCCGAAGTGGCCCAGGCGCTGGAAGAAACCATGGATGAACTGGCCCAGATCGTGGTGGCGCTTACCGGCAGCATCCGGCAGTCGGACAAAAATGCCGCCATCGCCGCAGGGCAGCTTAAAGAGGCCGCCTCCTCCATGGGCCACATGAACGCGAGAGTGCAGGAAGTTGCCGGCAATGCGGATAAAGCCGCCGAAGCTTCAGGCCACACCATGTCCAAGGCCACCACAGGGGCGGAAGTTGTGCAGAACGCCCTGCACGGCATTGAAAACGTGCACCGTGTCACGCTTGAATTGCGTACTGATATGGCCACGCTGGAATCACATGCCAGAGCCATTACCGAGATCATGAACGTTATTTCAGATATTGCCGACCAGACCAACCTGCTGGCCCTCAACGCCGCCATTGAAGCGGCCCGTGCTGGTGAAGCCGGGCGCGGTTTTGCCGTGGTGGCCGATGAAGTGCGCAAACTGGCAGAAAAAACGATGGCTTCCACCACGGATGTGGGCCGTGCCATTGAGGCCATTCAGCAAAGCGCCGCCAAGAGCATGTCATCCATGGACAATGCCGTGCAGCAGGTGGAGCAGGCCACAGACTACGCCAAGCAGTCTGGCGAGGCGCTGGACGCCATCGTGGGTACGGTGGAAAACACCGTGGGGCAGGTCAAGGCCATCGCCGCTGCCAGCGAAGAGCAGTCAGCCGCCAGCGAGCAGATCACCCACACCATTGATCAGGTGAACCACATGGTGGCCGACACGTCCCAATCCATGGGTCAGGCAAGCATGGAAACCGACAAGCTTCAGGAGCTGACCGACAAACTGGAAGACCTGACAGCGCAACTGAAAGTGTAG
- the thiF gene encoding sulfur carrier protein ThiS adenylyltransferase ThiF, with product MHNALHTGLARYLSPDQLATLRAARVGIAGAGGLGSNAALMLARSGVGNLVLVDDDVVDASNLNRQQYWPRHVGRPKVEALAELLLELNPEMGVEARRMRLDQNNMAEVLPACPIWVEAFDGPDDKTLLVETAMLGGYRIASASGMGGWGGKAMRKRYLGNLVLVGDFSTDILLAPPLAPRVTEAAALLADAVLEMVLGVNEQL from the coding sequence ATGCACAATGCACTTCACACGGGCCTTGCCCGCTACCTCAGCCCAGACCAACTGGCGACCCTGCGCGCCGCCCGCGTGGGCATTGCCGGAGCGGGGGGGCTTGGCTCAAACGCAGCCCTGATGCTGGCCCGCAGCGGTGTGGGCAATCTGGTGCTGGTGGACGATGACGTGGTGGACGCCTCCAATCTCAACCGCCAGCAATACTGGCCCCGGCATGTGGGGCGCCCCAAGGTCGAAGCCCTGGCAGAGCTGCTGCTGGAACTGAATCCCGAAATGGGCGTGGAAGCGCGACGCATGCGCCTTGACCAGAACAACATGGCTGAGGTGCTGCCCGCCTGCCCCATCTGGGTGGAAGCCTTTGACGGGCCAGACGACAAGACACTGCTGGTGGAAACAGCCATGCTCGGCGGCTATCGCATAGCCAGCGCATCGGGCATGGGCGGCTGGGGCGGCAAAGCCATGCGTAAACGCTATCTTGGCAATCTGGTGCTCGTGGGCGACTTTAGCACGGATATCCTGCTGGCCCCGCCCCTTGCTCCCCGTGTGACCGAAGCTGCCGCCCTGCTAGCTGACGCCGTCCTTGAGATGGTGCTGGGCGTGAACGAGCAACTATAG
- the thiH gene encoding 2-iminoacetate synthase ThiH, which translates to METFQEYLQAWPSARRAEGAARATEADVLAVLQKEILQPADFLTLLSPAAAPHLEAMARRARDLTLRFFGKAVNIFTPLYISDVCTNQCRYCGFNAKNKQPRRHLSIDEAAAEADVIADKGFQHILLLTGDARHLSSPQYIADAARRIKPRFASVGVEVYSLTTEEYELLVNAGVDSMTMFQETYNPELYAWLHPVGPKHDYGFRLNAPQRAAEGGIRSIGVGALLGLESFEQDAFATGLHAWWLQRRYPGVDVSVSIPRICPHEGNFDVQHGVDDRHLVQYVTAMRCFLPRAGITCSSRESAFMRDHLVPIGVTRVSAGVSTAVGGRATEDLHNPGQFEITDRRSLEEMAASLAGIGYQAVLKDWEDPVAV; encoded by the coding sequence ATGGAAACTTTTCAGGAATACTTGCAGGCGTGGCCCTCAGCCCGCCGGGCAGAAGGAGCCGCACGCGCCACAGAAGCGGATGTTCTGGCCGTGCTGCAAAAGGAAATTTTGCAGCCAGCCGATTTCCTTACCCTGCTTTCACCTGCGGCTGCTCCGCACCTTGAGGCCATGGCCCGCCGTGCGCGCGACCTGACCCTGCGTTTCTTTGGCAAGGCCGTAAACATATTCACGCCGCTCTACATCTCCGATGTCTGCACCAACCAGTGCCGCTACTGCGGATTCAATGCCAAGAACAAGCAACCACGCCGCCATCTGAGTATTGATGAGGCTGCTGCGGAGGCCGACGTTATCGCCGACAAGGGCTTTCAGCACATTTTGCTGCTGACGGGCGATGCGCGGCATCTGTCCTCGCCGCAATATATTGCTGATGCGGCCCGCCGCATCAAACCCCGCTTTGCCTCGGTGGGCGTGGAAGTCTATTCGCTCACCACCGAAGAATATGAACTACTGGTGAACGCAGGCGTGGACAGCATGACCATGTTTCAGGAGACGTATAATCCGGAACTTTACGCATGGCTGCACCCGGTTGGCCCCAAGCATGATTACGGCTTCAGGCTCAATGCGCCGCAGCGTGCGGCAGAGGGCGGCATCCGCTCCATCGGCGTGGGCGCATTGCTGGGGCTGGAATCTTTTGAGCAGGACGCCTTTGCCACAGGCCTGCACGCATGGTGGCTGCAAAGGCGCTATCCCGGGGTGGATGTGAGCGTTTCCATCCCGCGCATCTGCCCGCATGAAGGCAATTTTGACGTGCAGCACGGTGTGGACGACCGCCATCTTGTACAATATGTTACGGCCATGCGCTGCTTCTTGCCGCGCGCGGGCATCACCTGCTCCAGCCGCGAAAGCGCCTTTATGCGCGATCACCTGGTCCCCATCGGCGTAACCAGAGTTTCCGCCGGTGTTTCCACCGCCGTGGGCGGCCGCGCAACCGAAGATCTGCACAATCCCGGCCAGTTTGAGATCACCGACCGCCGCAGCCTTGAAGAAATGGCGGCATCACTCGCGGGCATAGGCTATCAGGCTGTGCTTAAAGACTGGGAAGACCCGGTGGCCGTATAA
- a CDS encoding thiazole synthase gives MNDPFIIGGVTLTSRLFIGTGKYGADSLIPSVAEASGAQVITVAMRRVDKQAENQASSQGIMGHIPAHMRLLPNTSGARTAEEAVRLARLARAAGCGDWIKIEVISDTRHLLPDGYETAKATEILAKDGFTVLPYINPDLYVARACVNAGAAAVMPLGAPIGTNRGLRTKEMVGILIEEIDLPIVVDAGIGRPSEACEAMEMGAAACLVNTAIASSSDPVSMARAFGAAVRAGRDAWLAGPGAVKARGQGAEASSPLTGFLR, from the coding sequence ATGAACGATCCTTTCATCATCGGCGGCGTCACCCTTACAAGCCGTCTTTTCATCGGCACCGGCAAATACGGAGCCGACAGCCTCATCCCTTCAGTGGCCGAAGCCAGCGGCGCGCAAGTCATCACCGTGGCCATGCGGCGTGTGGACAAACAGGCCGAAAATCAGGCCTCCAGCCAGGGCATCATGGGGCATATTCCCGCCCACATGCGCCTTTTGCCCAACACCTCGGGTGCGCGAACCGCCGAGGAAGCGGTGCGTCTGGCCCGGCTGGCGCGTGCAGCGGGTTGCGGCGACTGGATAAAAATTGAAGTCATTTCCGACACCCGCCATCTGTTGCCTGACGGCTACGAAACTGCCAAGGCTACGGAAATACTCGCCAAAGACGGCTTTACCGTGCTGCCCTACATCAATCCCGATCTCTACGTGGCGCGGGCCTGCGTCAACGCGGGCGCGGCAGCCGTCATGCCGCTGGGTGCGCCCATCGGCACCAACAGGGGCCTGCGCACCAAGGAAATGGTGGGCATCCTGATTGAAGAAATCGACCTGCCCATTGTGGTGGACGCGGGCATTGGCCGCCCCTCGGAGGCTTGCGAGGCCATGGAAATGGGCGCGGCTGCCTGTTTGGTAAACACGGCCATTGCCTCGTCCAGCGACCCCGTCAGCATGGCCCGCGCATTCGGCGCGGCGGTACGGGCCGGGCGCGATGCATGGCTGGCTGGCCCCGGCGCGGTCAAGGCGCGGGGCCAAGGCGCGGAAGCGTCTTCACCGCTGACGGGATTTCTCCGCTAA